Proteins from one Enoplosus armatus isolate fEnoArm2 chromosome 4, fEnoArm2.hap1, whole genome shotgun sequence genomic window:
- the snrnp27 gene encoding U4/U6.U5 small nuclear ribonucleoprotein 27 kDa protein yields MGRSRSRTPPRRERRRSRSTSRDRERRRRERDRSRSRDRDRDRRRSRSRSPHRRRSRSPPRRHRSSSLSPTRQKDRRDDDRKEGKDKPAKPIQISEEDMQGKTEEEIEMMKLMGFGSFDSTKGKKSDGSANAHAINVSMKRKYRQYMNRKGGFNRPLDFIA; encoded by the exons ATGGGCAGGAGCAGGAGTCGAACTCCTCCAAGACGAG AGAGAAGGCGTTCTCGCTCAACTTCACGGGACCGTGAGCGGAGGCGGAGGGAGCGGGATCGCTCTCGTTCTCGAGATCGGGACCGGGACCGGCGCAGAAGTCGCTCACGATCTCCTCACAGGAGGCGTTCAAG GTCTCCTCCTAGACGTCAtcgctcctcctccctctctcctacgagacaaaaagacagacgTGACGATGACCGCAAAGAAGGCAAGGACAAGCCAGCGAAGCCCATTCAGATCTCAG AGGAGGACATGCAGGgcaaaacagaagaggaaataGAGATGATGAAACTGATGGGGTTTGGTTCATTTGACAGCACCAAG GGGAAGAAAAGTGATGGATCAGCCAATGCACATGCTATCAACGTGTCcatgaagagaaaatacag gcaGTACATGAACAGAAAAGGTGGATTCAACAGACCACTGGACTTCATCGCTTGA